A window from Neobacillus sp. PS3-40 encodes these proteins:
- a CDS encoding MFS transporter: MDIFKNRLFTKLFLATFTSQLGSTIGNMAFAFFLLDHFSKQPYYATIAELMYSLPILLVFFIVGVVADRFDRKKIAENSDWIRACLTVLLFVAIYFNNLLLVFIVLFIRSAVSKFFAPAEMSVLQGVLDKEQYMKASGLNQTVMGLFMLFGVGLGALSYHYLGIKGSVIIDGVSFIISAILIRSCAIPFEVRLPNGKTKVKEINYKLILSDFREGFKYIFHFKLLKSIVSGFLVFGLINGGFAVLPIFTMKYKLAPDHYEQYSSLFSIFLGMGFIIGSTIGNKLIQKFKVHRVLISGVLLSGIVTIVIGTLSNVWIFFVLVLVMGIILAPVNIAISGWMTELVDPKFMGRVSGWIDPLMMSAHSLALGIIAIVFPAFVRVDTIYFIIGILLISVGLYYLLILPGLVRGFSKITVKNELPL; this comes from the coding sequence ATGGATATTTTTAAAAACAGATTGTTTACGAAACTTTTCCTAGCAACTTTTACCTCACAGCTTGGCTCAACCATTGGTAATATGGCATTTGCATTTTTTTTATTGGATCATTTCAGTAAACAACCATATTATGCAACAATTGCAGAATTAATGTACTCCCTCCCTATTCTGCTAGTATTTTTTATCGTCGGAGTGGTTGCAGATAGGTTTGACAGGAAAAAAATCGCAGAGAACTCGGACTGGATTCGCGCATGTCTGACTGTCCTTTTATTTGTAGCTATCTACTTCAATAACTTACTACTTGTTTTCATCGTTCTTTTTATTCGTAGTGCGGTTTCCAAGTTCTTTGCCCCCGCTGAAATGAGTGTTTTACAAGGTGTGCTTGATAAAGAGCAGTACATGAAGGCATCGGGATTAAATCAGACCGTTATGGGATTGTTTATGCTTTTTGGGGTAGGGTTGGGTGCATTATCATACCATTATTTAGGAATAAAAGGATCTGTTATTATTGATGGCGTGAGTTTTATTATATCCGCCATTTTAATTCGAAGCTGCGCCATTCCTTTTGAAGTTCGTTTGCCAAATGGAAAAACAAAAGTTAAAGAAATTAATTATAAGTTAATTTTATCAGATTTTCGGGAAGGGTTTAAGTACATCTTTCATTTTAAATTACTTAAATCAATCGTTTCTGGCTTCTTGGTATTCGGACTAATTAACGGCGGATTTGCTGTCCTACCTATTTTTACGATGAAATATAAGCTAGCGCCTGATCATTATGAACAGTATTCTTCTCTTTTTTCCATTTTTCTAGGAATGGGATTTATTATTGGAAGTACTATTGGAAACAAGCTTATTCAAAAATTCAAGGTCCATCGTGTGTTAATCTCAGGTGTTTTGCTCTCAGGAATAGTAACGATTGTGATTGGAACCCTTTCCAACGTTTGGATATTTTTTGTGCTTGTCCTTGTTATGGGAATTATTTTGGCTCCGGTTAACATTGCCATTTCAGGTTGGATGACCGAACTTGTTGATCCAAAATTTATGGGAAGAGTCTCAGGATGGATAGATCCGTTAATGATGAGTGCTCACTCACTTGCTTTAGGGATTATCGCTATTGTCTTCCCTGCCTTTGTTCGTGTGGATACCATTTATTTTATTATTGGAATACTATTGATTAGTGTTGGTTTATATTATCTTCTCATTCTACCGGGATTGGTTCGAGGATTTTCCAAAATAACTGTAAAAAATGAATTACCACTTTAA
- a CDS encoding metal-sensitive transcriptional regulator encodes MIYDDKSKNRLKRIEGQLKGILRMIEEEKDCKEVITQLSAVRSAVDRTIAVIVSGNLEHCIRESIEAGDGNSSKIVEEAVNMLVRSQ; translated from the coding sequence ATGATATACGATGATAAATCCAAAAATCGTTTAAAACGGATTGAAGGCCAATTAAAAGGAATTTTGAGAATGATCGAAGAGGAAAAGGACTGTAAAGAAGTCATTACTCAGTTATCAGCTGTTCGATCGGCAGTTGATCGGACAATTGCTGTTATCGTGAGTGGTAACCTCGAACATTGTATTCGTGAATCAATTGAAGCCGGGGATGGTAATTCTTCTAAAATTGTGGAAGAAGCGGTCAATATGTTAGTGCGGAGTCAGTAA
- the queE gene encoding 7-carboxy-7-deazaguanine synthase QueE, translating into MSKLPIMEIFGPTIQGEGMVIGQKTMFVRTAGCDYSCSWCDSSFTWDGSGKDNTKMMDANEIWAELKSLGGNGFSFVTISGGNPALLKDLNSLIDLLKKNKVTVCLETQGSKWQDWFLDIDELTISPKPPSSKMQTDFSVLDSIVNNLSTNPAQQNVSLKVVVFDDEDYEYARGVYKRYPRVPFFLQVGNEHITNSDDQELTRILLKKYEWLLNKAMNDEELTNVKVLPQLHTFVWGNKRGV; encoded by the coding sequence GTGAGTAAATTACCGATCATGGAAATTTTCGGTCCAACCATTCAAGGCGAGGGCATGGTTATTGGTCAAAAAACTATGTTTGTAAGAACTGCAGGTTGCGACTATTCATGCAGCTGGTGTGATTCATCTTTTACATGGGATGGTAGTGGGAAAGACAATACAAAAATGATGGATGCAAATGAAATTTGGGCTGAACTTAAAAGCCTTGGTGGGAACGGTTTTTCATTTGTAACAATTTCAGGTGGTAATCCAGCATTATTGAAAGATTTAAATAGTTTGATTGACTTATTAAAGAAAAATAAAGTAACTGTTTGCCTTGAAACACAGGGAAGTAAATGGCAGGATTGGTTTTTAGATATCGATGAATTAACGATCTCCCCAAAGCCGCCAAGTTCAAAGATGCAAACGGATTTTTCTGTGCTTGATTCCATCGTTAACAATCTAAGTACAAATCCCGCGCAGCAAAACGTCAGTCTAAAAGTAGTTGTTTTTGATGACGAGGATTATGAGTACGCAAGAGGAGTATATAAACGATATCCTAGAGTACCATTCTTTTTACAAGTAGGGAATGAACATATCACGAATAGTGATGATCAAGAGTTAACGAGGATACTCCTAAAAAAATATGAGTGGTTACTAAATAAAGCAATGAATGATGAAGAATTAACAAATGTGAAAGTTCTCCCTCAATTACATACATTTGTTTGGGGTAATAAAAGAGGGGTTTAA
- a CDS encoding MupG family TIM beta-alpha barrel fold protein: MIGISFYLNDRFAQERMVLARKKGVKQAFTSLHIPEEVGDLANRARSLLHIAKELGIEVFADVSFKTPEHLGLESLEELKSLGVTGIRLDDFFDKERILQLSKEFCIALNASIMFEEDLETLLQAGLQPEQLIAWHNFYPRRETGLDDEFFNKQNELFKRYQIPIRAYIQGNGEKRGPLFEGLPTLEKHLLQDWNCFRPELVMCILGILILVKIF, encoded by the coding sequence TTGATTGGCATTTCGTTCTATTTGAATGATCGATTTGCACAAGAGCGCATGGTTCTTGCAAGGAAAAAAGGTGTGAAACAAGCATTTACCTCACTTCATATCCCAGAAGAAGTGGGCGACCTTGCTAATCGAGCAAGATCACTACTACACATTGCAAAAGAACTCGGAATAGAAGTGTTCGCGGATGTTTCATTCAAAACGCCGGAACATTTGGGACTTGAAAGTTTAGAGGAATTAAAATCTCTGGGCGTAACTGGTATCAGATTAGATGATTTTTTTGATAAAGAGAGGATTCTTCAACTTTCAAAAGAATTTTGTATCGCTCTTAATGCGAGCATTATGTTTGAAGAGGATTTAGAAACCCTATTACAAGCTGGTTTACAACCGGAACAGCTGATTGCTTGGCATAATTTTTATCCACGGCGTGAAACTGGATTAGACGACGAGTTTTTCAATAAGCAAAATGAACTATTTAAGCGTTATCAAATCCCGATTCGTGCTTATATTCAAGGGAATGGTGAAAAGCGCGGTCCACTATTTGAAGGCTTACCAACCTTAGAAAAACATCTGTTGCAGGATTGGAATTGTTTCAGGCCGGAATTAGTGATGTGTATATTGGGGATCCTGATTTTAGTGAAGATCTTTTAG
- the queC gene encoding 7-cyano-7-deazaguanine synthase QueC — protein MKNDKAVVVFSGGQDSTTCLFWALETFKEVEAVTFNYNQRHSLEIECATTIAKELGVKHHILDMSLLNQLAPNALTRADIEVADGKDGELPSTFVPGRNLLFLSFAAVLASQVGAKHIVTGVCETDFSGYPDCRDVFIKSLNVTLNLSMDTPFVIHTPLMWLNKAETWELADKMNALDFVREKTLTCYNGIISDGCGECPACKLRQKGLSEYLLVRKEF, from the coding sequence ATGAAAAATGATAAAGCCGTCGTCGTTTTTAGTGGTGGTCAGGATAGCACAACTTGTTTATTTTGGGCCCTTGAAACTTTTAAAGAAGTCGAAGCAGTGACATTTAATTATAATCAACGACATAGTTTGGAAATAGAATGTGCTACAACAATTGCAAAAGAATTAGGCGTCAAGCATCATATCCTTGACATGAGTCTTTTAAATCAATTAGCCCCGAATGCTTTAACAAGAGCAGACATTGAAGTGGCTGATGGGAAAGATGGAGAACTTCCATCAACATTTGTTCCAGGCCGAAATTTACTATTCTTATCTTTTGCAGCTGTTTTAGCAAGCCAAGTTGGCGCAAAGCACATTGTAACAGGAGTTTGTGAAACAGATTTTAGTGGATATCCAGATTGTCGGGATGTATTTATCAAATCTCTGAATGTAACATTAAACCTATCTATGGACACCCCCTTTGTGATTCACACCCCCCTTATGTGGTTAAATAAGGCCGAAACGTGGGAATTAGCAGATAAAATGAATGCTTTAGACTTTGTCAGGGAAAAAACATTAACATGTTATAACGGGATTATTTCGGATGGTTGTGGCGAATGCCCTGCCTGCAAACTAAGACAAAAAGGGCTAAGTGAGTATCTTTTGGTCCGAAAGGAGTTTTAA
- a CDS encoding L,D-transpeptidase family protein produces MIHTIKPGETLSTISSNYRVSLHQLYTANPGLRHLFPGQKIQIPGIPDTDTIPYMIQISIGKRRLSLFENGKFIKIYPIAVGKILTKTPEGEYVIVNRQLNPGGPFGVMWLSLSREGYGIHGTNNPSSIGKAVSHGCVRMYNHDVLQLAETVPNGTKVVIKQ; encoded by the coding sequence ATGATTCACACAATAAAGCCTGGTGAAACACTTTCAACCATCTCTTCAAATTACCGGGTAAGTCTACATCAGCTTTATACTGCAAATCCAGGCCTTCGGCATTTGTTTCCTGGCCAAAAAATCCAGATTCCCGGAATACCGGATACAGACACCATTCCATATATGATCCAAATTTCGATAGGGAAACGACGACTATCTTTATTTGAGAATGGAAAATTTATAAAAATATACCCAATTGCTGTAGGTAAGATACTCACGAAAACGCCAGAAGGTGAGTACGTTATTGTCAATCGACAGTTAAACCCAGGCGGGCCGTTTGGGGTGATGTGGCTTTCTTTATCAAGGGAAGGCTACGGCATTCATGGAACGAATAATCCTTCTTCTATTGGGAAAGCTGTCTCCCATGGCTGCGTTAGAATGTATAATCACGATGTTCTACAACTTGCAGAAACAGTTCCAAATGGTACAAAGGTAGTGATTAAACAATAG
- a CDS encoding DUF871 domain-containing protein, which translates to MFQAGISDVYIGDPDFSEDLLDQFINYDQKKIIPIRMINSSLKVGEYRLRPDFARDVLRLMDTRSSVEIIPENLEDRPIGTITMDNNRYGRYQGEVQITLCDLKADKRVNVIGKVFDEDLPLLSLIKPGYRIKLIQ; encoded by the coding sequence TTGTTTCAGGCCGGAATTAGTGATGTGTATATTGGGGATCCTGATTTTAGTGAAGATCTTTTAGATCAGTTTATTAATTATGATCAAAAGAAAATCATTCCGATTCGAATGATTAACTCTTCTTTAAAGGTAGGCGAATACCGACTTCGGCCTGACTTTGCCCGTGATGTTTTGCGGCTAATGGATACAAGAAGTTCGGTTGAGATCATTCCAGAAAATTTAGAAGACCGACCAATAGGTACAATTACAATGGACAATAATCGATATGGGCGTTACCAGGGTGAAGTACAAATCACATTATGTGATCTTAAAGCAGATAAAAGAGTAAACGTTATTGGAAAAGTTTTTGATGAGGATTTGCCACTCTTATCTCTAATTAAACCAGGGTATAGGATAAAGCTAATCCAATAG
- a CDS encoding immune inhibitor A domain-containing protein, whose product MRKLLKTSLSTVVIAGTLFTGFPGNYVSSSHVDLLHKDILKNSQTQNSLDLAVVNDEKLIELLIRSGVISKDASEKEKQDALKNYLNLKGKQDKVTDSDPLAAKVKAAEAKKQNKFKDFTNGLLKGKGNKYGQLKGNPDPVKEGTSPGVQKKGKLLTLMVEYSDFAHNNIKPIETDNYYKDYDTKHFEDMIFGKKGDFKGPNGEDQVSQKQFYEEQSGGTYTIEGNAYGWLPVPGTAKFYGGDKASGGHDNVTPGGSKQLVKDALVAAKAAGVPLQDYDLEDPHDLNGNGNFWEPDGLVDHLQIIHSGMGQEAGGGTLGNDAIWSHRSAVFYDPDGLGKGLPGFYDYTVMPEDGATGVFAHEYGHDLGLPDEYDTIYSGTGEAIAYWSIMASGSWAGKIPGAEPSGFSPFAKQYFQSTLGGKWTAPTLVNWNDVSTNGSQFLLDQANSPLGQNNQAIRVNLPQKKTPVNIPAAGSYEYWGGQQDEMDTNMVTNVDLTGKSSATFTFDAWYNTEEQWDFAFAQVSTDNGATWKSLGNANTRSDVVPEGYPTILNSMPGFTGDSNGWQQESFDLSAYAGQKIQLRLRYATDWGSSYIGFFADNIKVIADGQTLVDDGAENATSPFALNGFTKMDGNKLTNHYYLLEWRSHNGVDQGLGHIKRGNSIMSYDGGLVVWYVDDSFTENWTGPVSVGGHPGDGFLGVVDAHLGQDLQWLLMGGTTAEASTRYHIADAAFGLNPTSGLNLIYGDPSNPTQTLVEPSQEAVSLFNDSNSFLNTFMPDAGRNIGHFGLKVRVNGQSTDKSVGSIVIYK is encoded by the coding sequence TTGAGAAAACTTTTAAAAACAAGTCTCTCCACCGTGGTAATTGCAGGCACACTTTTTACAGGCTTCCCAGGTAACTATGTTTCATCATCCCACGTAGATCTCCTACATAAAGATATTTTGAAAAACTCTCAAACTCAAAATTCACTAGACTTAGCAGTAGTAAATGACGAAAAATTGATCGAGCTCTTAATTAGAAGTGGGGTCATTTCTAAGGATGCATCAGAAAAAGAAAAACAAGATGCATTAAAAAATTATCTAAATCTTAAAGGAAAGCAAGACAAAGTAACAGATTCTGATCCATTGGCTGCTAAAGTAAAAGCAGCTGAGGCAAAAAAACAAAATAAATTTAAAGACTTTACGAACGGCCTATTAAAAGGAAAAGGGAACAAGTATGGTCAGTTGAAGGGAAATCCAGATCCAGTCAAGGAAGGAACTTCACCAGGGGTACAGAAAAAAGGAAAACTACTAACCTTAATGGTTGAGTACTCTGATTTTGCTCACAATAATATTAAACCTATTGAGACAGATAACTATTATAAAGACTATGATACAAAGCATTTTGAGGATATGATTTTTGGTAAAAAGGGTGATTTTAAAGGCCCTAACGGAGAAGATCAAGTATCTCAAAAGCAATTTTATGAGGAACAGTCAGGTGGTACCTACACTATTGAAGGAAATGCTTATGGATGGCTACCTGTACCTGGAACTGCCAAATTTTATGGTGGTGACAAGGCAAGTGGTGGACATGATAACGTTACTCCAGGAGGATCAAAACAATTAGTAAAGGATGCTTTAGTTGCTGCAAAAGCTGCTGGAGTTCCCTTACAAGATTACGATTTAGAAGATCCGCATGACTTAAATGGAAACGGAAACTTCTGGGAGCCAGACGGTTTGGTTGATCACTTACAAATTATCCACTCTGGTATGGGTCAAGAAGCTGGTGGTGGCACGCTAGGTAATGATGCCATTTGGTCTCACCGTTCCGCCGTATTCTATGATCCAGATGGTTTAGGAAAAGGTTTACCAGGATTTTACGACTATACTGTAATGCCTGAAGATGGAGCAACAGGAGTATTCGCTCATGAATACGGACACGATTTAGGCTTACCTGATGAATATGATACTATTTACTCTGGTACTGGCGAAGCAATTGCCTATTGGTCGATAATGGCAAGCGGCTCATGGGCTGGTAAAATTCCGGGTGCAGAACCATCTGGCTTCTCACCTTTTGCAAAGCAATATTTCCAATCAACTCTTGGGGGCAAATGGACAGCACCAACCCTTGTCAATTGGAACGATGTGTCAACAAACGGATCTCAGTTCTTACTTGACCAAGCTAATTCACCTCTTGGGCAAAATAACCAAGCAATTCGTGTAAACTTACCACAAAAGAAAACACCTGTTAACATTCCCGCTGCAGGAAGCTACGAATACTGGGGTGGGCAGCAAGATGAAATGGATACAAATATGGTGACGAATGTAGATTTAACAGGTAAATCATCTGCAACTTTTACATTCGATGCTTGGTATAATACTGAAGAACAGTGGGACTTTGCTTTTGCACAAGTATCAACTGACAATGGCGCAACTTGGAAATCATTAGGAAACGCTAACACACGTTCAGATGTTGTCCCTGAAGGTTATCCAACTATATTAAATTCAATGCCTGGATTTACAGGTGATTCGAATGGATGGCAGCAAGAGTCATTCGACTTAAGTGCTTATGCAGGTCAAAAAATCCAACTTCGCCTTCGCTATGCTACAGACTGGGGCAGTTCATATATTGGATTCTTTGCTGATAACATTAAGGTTATCGCAGATGGTCAAACACTAGTTGATGATGGAGCAGAAAACGCTACTTCTCCATTTGCTTTAAACGGCTTTACAAAGATGGATGGAAACAAACTAACAAATCATTACTATTTACTAGAATGGCGCAGTCATAATGGTGTCGATCAAGGCCTAGGGCATATTAAACGCGGCAACTCAATAATGAGCTATGATGGTGGTTTAGTAGTATGGTATGTTGATGACAGCTTTACCGAAAACTGGACTGGACCAGTAAGTGTAGGAGGCCATCCTGGTGATGGATTCTTAGGTGTAGTTGATGCGCATCTTGGTCAAGACTTACAGTGGCTCTTAATGGGTGGCACAACTGCTGAAGCAAGCACACGCTATCATATTGCGGATGCTGCATTTGGATTAAATCCTACTTCTGGTTTGAATTTAATCTATGGGGATCCTAGCAATCCAACCCAAACATTAGTTGAACCAAGCCAAGAGGCAGTTTCTCTATTTAATGACAGCAACTCATTCTTAAATACATTCATGCCAGATGCCGGTCGAAACATTGGTCACTTCGGACTTAAAGTTCGTGTGAACGGCCAATCAACAGACAAATCAGTTGGATCGATTGTGATTTATAAGTAA
- the queD gene encoding 6-carboxytetrahydropterin synthase QueD: protein MYGFKIVDKLQKIDEDIKKEQLKYHSKRVLVSKEFTFDAAHHLHCYEGKCKNLHGHTYRVVLGISGFVDHRGLMIDFGDIKDIWKNEIEIFLDHRYLNDTLPPMNTTAENIVVWIYEKMDEALKREDRQNQYLGARVEFVRLFETPTSYAEAKREWMESE, encoded by the coding sequence ATGTATGGTTTTAAGATTGTAGATAAACTCCAAAAAATAGATGAAGATATCAAAAAAGAACAACTAAAATACCATTCCAAACGAGTATTAGTAAGTAAGGAATTCACATTTGATGCTGCACATCATCTGCATTGTTATGAAGGAAAATGCAAAAATTTACATGGGCATACATACCGGGTGGTTTTAGGTATAAGCGGATTTGTGGATCACCGTGGTTTAATGATTGATTTTGGCGATATTAAGGATATTTGGAAAAATGAAATTGAGATTTTTCTTGATCATCGCTACTTAAATGATACGCTTCCACCCATGAATACTACTGCAGAAAATATAGTAGTGTGGATTTATGAAAAAATGGATGAAGCACTGAAGCGGGAAGATAGACAAAATCAATATCTCGGAGCAAGGGTTGAGTTTGTTCGGCTATTTGAAACGCCAACAAGTTATGCAGAAGCCAAAAGGGAGTGGATGGAAAGTGAGTAA
- a CDS encoding CoA-disulfide reductase has protein sequence MTNKIIIIGGVAGGATTAARLRRLDEQAEIIMFERGEYISFANCGLPYYIGGTISERENLLVQTVEGMSKKFKLDIRNLSEVTKINRDQKTVEVKNLRTGQIYEETYDKLVLSPGASPIKPPIPGIEKAEALFTLRNIPDTDKIKSFTDTKKPKKAVVIGGGFIGIEMAENLWDLGIEVTLIEMSNQIMAPIDFEMAAILHAHLREKGVNLILEDGVSAFENNGIVRLNSGKMIETDMIILAIGVKPENQLAIGAGLKVGERGGIQVNEHLQTEDSDIYAIGDAIEVKDYINGRPTQIPLAWPANRQGRIVADHINEIPARYNGTLGTSIAKVFDMTVAATGNNEKLLKRLGLSYEVVHVHPGSHAGYYPGAFPISLKLIFDKVTGKIFGAQAVSYDGADKRIDVIATAIKGGLTIFDLPDLELAYAPPYSSAKDPVNMAGYAAANIADGLVETVQWHEINEIIQNGGLLVDVREPIERGLGFIEGSINIPLDELRSRLEELPKDQTIYLTCQVGLRGYLGARILMQNGFKVKNLDGGLKTYSCVYEPFAVQNSGNSISDSGVIEMKNPSPTETILVDACGLQCPGPIMKVYQTMDKMNSGDVLEVHATDPGFTKDIQSWANNTGNTLLNTVFEDKKFKAYIQKGTATEMVATTEVKAPSKNGATLVVFSGDLDKAIASFIIASGSAAMGKQVTMFFTFWGLNILRRKDAPPVEKDIMEKMFGMMMPKGIDKLPLSKMNMGGMGAKMISHVMDKKNVDSLEMLMKNALDAGVKLVACSMSMDIMGIKQEELIDGVDIGGVASYLGDAEQSGLNLFI, from the coding sequence ATGACAAATAAAATAATTATTATTGGCGGCGTCGCTGGTGGGGCAACAACAGCAGCTAGACTTAGAAGATTAGATGAGCAAGCTGAAATTATCATGTTCGAAAGAGGAGAATATATCTCATTTGCTAACTGTGGTTTGCCATATTATATTGGTGGGACAATTTCAGAACGAGAAAATCTTTTGGTTCAAACTGTTGAAGGAATGTCGAAAAAGTTTAAATTAGATATTCGTAACTTAAGTGAGGTAACAAAAATTAACCGTGACCAAAAAACGGTTGAAGTGAAAAATTTACGTACTGGCCAAATATATGAAGAAACTTACGATAAACTTGTTTTATCACCTGGAGCAAGTCCTATCAAACCCCCAATCCCAGGTATTGAAAAGGCTGAAGCTCTTTTTACATTAAGAAATATACCTGATACTGATAAAATTAAGTCATTTACCGATACGAAAAAGCCCAAGAAGGCTGTCGTTATTGGTGGAGGGTTTATTGGAATCGAAATGGCTGAAAACCTTTGGGATTTAGGTATTGAAGTTACCTTAATTGAAATGTCGAATCAAATTATGGCACCAATTGATTTTGAAATGGCGGCAATTCTACATGCACATCTTCGTGAAAAAGGTGTTAACTTAATTCTTGAGGATGGAGTTTCAGCTTTTGAAAATAATGGGATTGTTAGGTTAAATAGCGGCAAAATGATTGAAACAGATATGATTATATTAGCTATTGGTGTAAAACCTGAAAACCAATTAGCAATTGGTGCGGGGCTTAAAGTTGGGGAACGTGGAGGAATCCAGGTTAATGAACACTTGCAAACGGAAGACTCAGACATCTATGCCATTGGTGATGCAATCGAAGTAAAAGATTATATTAATGGCCGTCCAACGCAAATTCCACTTGCATGGCCAGCAAATCGCCAAGGTAGGATTGTTGCTGATCACATTAATGAGATTCCTGCTCGGTATAATGGAACACTTGGAACCTCGATTGCAAAGGTATTTGATATGACTGTCGCTGCAACTGGCAACAATGAGAAGCTATTAAAACGTCTTGGACTATCATATGAAGTTGTTCATGTACACCCAGGTTCCCATGCAGGTTATTATCCAGGTGCATTTCCAATCTCGCTCAAATTAATCTTTGATAAAGTGACAGGTAAAATCTTTGGAGCACAAGCTGTTTCCTATGATGGTGCAGATAAACGGATAGATGTAATTGCAACAGCCATAAAGGGCGGTTTAACAATTTTTGACTTGCCAGATTTAGAACTTGCATACGCACCACCCTATTCATCTGCAAAAGATCCCGTAAATATGGCTGGTTATGCTGCAGCAAATATTGCAGATGGATTAGTAGAAACAGTACAATGGCATGAAATCAATGAAATTATCCAAAATGGTGGGTTATTAGTCGATGTACGTGAACCAATTGAAAGAGGATTGGGCTTTATCGAAGGATCTATCAATATTCCATTAGATGAATTACGCAGCCGTTTAGAAGAATTGCCAAAGGATCAAACCATCTATTTAACTTGTCAGGTTGGATTACGTGGTTATTTAGGAGCGCGCATCCTAATGCAAAATGGATTCAAGGTGAAGAACCTTGATGGTGGCTTGAAGACTTATTCATGTGTTTATGAACCATTTGCAGTGCAAAACAGTGGAAATTCTATTAGTGATTCAGGGGTGATTGAAATGAAAAATCCAAGTCCAACTGAGACTATTTTAGTAGATGCATGCGGGTTGCAGTGTCCCGGGCCGATTATGAAAGTTTATCAAACAATGGATAAAATGAATTCGGGTGATGTATTAGAAGTACATGCAACAGATCCTGGTTTCACAAAAGATATCCAGTCTTGGGCAAATAATACGGGTAATACATTGTTAAATACAGTGTTTGAAGATAAGAAATTCAAAGCCTATATTCAAAAAGGGACTGCCACTGAAATGGTTGCTACTACAGAAGTCAAAGCTCCTTCAAAAAATGGTGCAACGCTCGTTGTATTTAGTGGTGATCTTGATAAAGCAATTGCCTCCTTTATTATTGCTTCGGGTTCTGCAGCAATGGGTAAGCAGGTTACGATGTTCTTCACATTCTGGGGACTTAATATTCTGCGGAGAAAAGATGCGCCACCAGTTGAAAAAGATATAATGGAAAAAATGTTTGGTATGATGATGCCAAAAGGTATTGATAAATTGCCGCTCTCCAAAATGAATATGGGGGGGATGGGAGCAAAAATGATTAGCCATGTGATGGACAAGAAAAATGTCGATAGTTTAGAAATGCTAATGAAAAATGCTCTTGATGCAGGTGTAAAACTTGTTGCATGTTCGATGTCTATGGATATAATGGGAATTAAACAGGAAGAATTAATCGATGGCGTTGACATCGGCGGGGTTGCATCCTACCTAGGAGATGCAGAACAATCTGGGCTGAACTTATTTATTTAA
- a CDS encoding VUT family protein, with protein MRIILYLISIVTANVITAGFAPLHFGIFIVPMGTLLVGATFILRDVVQNKYGKVKTYLFIGTALLLSALVSFYLGDTLLITLASAISFAVSETTDTEIYSRLKLPMSWRVFYSGIVGGFFDSVIFVIIGLSPLGANFLPWVAVPAAIAGQVIVKTIIQGVGAIILHQVQERPTHKIVES; from the coding sequence ATGAGAATCATTTTATATTTAATATCTATTGTAACAGCTAATGTCATAACAGCAGGATTTGCACCATTACATTTTGGAATCTTTATTGTCCCAATGGGCACATTGCTTGTGGGAGCAACATTCATTTTGCGCGATGTGGTCCAAAATAAATATGGAAAAGTAAAAACGTATCTATTTATTGGGACAGCCTTACTATTATCAGCACTTGTTTCCTTCTATTTAGGTGATACATTGCTAATAACCCTTGCATCAGCGATTTCTTTTGCTGTTTCAGAAACAACGGATACTGAAATATATAGCCGGTTAAAATTACCGATGAGTTGGAGAGTATTTTATAGTGGTATTGTTGGGGGATTCTTTGATTCCGTAATCTTTGTCATTATCGGACTGAGCCCTCTAGGTGCAAACTTTTTACCTTGGGTAGCCGTTCCAGCGGCAATTGCAGGTCAGGTCATTGTAAAAACGATTATTCAAGGAGTAGGAGCTATTATTTTACACCAAGTGCAAGAGCGACCAACTCATAAAATAGTAGAGAGTTAA